In a genomic window of Phenylobacterium koreense:
- the arsC gene encoding arsenate reductase (glutaredoxin) (This arsenate reductase requires both glutathione and glutaredoxin to convert arsenate to arsenite, after which the efflux transporter formed by ArsA and ArsB can extrude the arsenite from the cell, providing resistance.): MGQAGNSDVVIYHNPACGTSRNTLALLREKGVEPTVVEYLKEGWTKEQLQDLLARMDVPAREILRDKGTKAHELGLTDPAASDEAIIAAMILDPILVNRPIVSTPKGAALCRPAELVLGLL, from the coding sequence GTGGGACAAGCCGGGAACTCTGACGTCGTCATCTATCACAATCCGGCCTGCGGGACCTCGCGCAACACCCTGGCTCTGCTGCGTGAAAAGGGCGTCGAGCCGACCGTGGTCGAGTACCTGAAGGAAGGCTGGACCAAGGAGCAGCTCCAGGACCTCCTGGCCCGGATGGATGTCCCGGCCCGCGAGATCCTGCGCGACAAGGGCACCAAGGCCCACGAACTCGGCCTCACCGATCCGGCCGCCTCAGACGAGGCGATCATCGCCGCCATGATCCTCGATCCGATCCTGGTGAATCGGCCTATCGTTTCCACCCCTAAGGGTGCGGCGCTGTGCCGTCCTGCCGAACTGGTGCTGGGTCTGCTTTAA
- a CDS encoding TetR/AcrR family transcriptional regulator has product MTAASQPKPRARYAAKRDAIMAAATKVFADAGMSGFTLAAVAKRMDLHPVSLTYYFKRKEDLAAAVLQETIRRFAEMLDHAEDQNSPAERLRAFVAAYFETRRKIAVDEEIPLAPFSEVYLVEGEQKKPVIKSFEALYVRIGRLLKSDDMPWVEAPRRQGLARLIVNQLTWSDVWLPSYEPEDYGRVADRLADVMIFGLAADGQAWPDLPLVNLGDHDPESDDVTRDRFLVAATKLINREGYRGASVDKISAELKVTKGSFYHHNSDKDELAIACFNHTFDLIDRAKREAASASSGWNRVWLAVSSLGMYQAQSGGGVILRHHAMAAVPQDMRRRMRVRFQQITYSFAGVISDGVADGSIRPVDPLLAANAMMVTFNACLPLGQRADPPDTAGVMEEYLRPALLGFFVK; this is encoded by the coding sequence TTGACCGCAGCCAGCCAACCCAAGCCCCGCGCCCGCTACGCCGCCAAGCGCGACGCCATCATGGCCGCCGCCACCAAGGTGTTCGCCGACGCGGGCATGAGCGGCTTCACCCTGGCCGCGGTGGCCAAGCGGATGGACCTGCATCCGGTCAGCCTCACCTACTACTTCAAGCGCAAGGAAGACCTCGCCGCGGCGGTGCTGCAGGAAACCATCCGGCGCTTCGCCGAGATGCTCGACCATGCCGAGGACCAGAATTCCCCGGCCGAGCGCCTGCGCGCCTTCGTGGCCGCCTATTTCGAGACCCGCCGCAAGATCGCCGTGGACGAGGAAATCCCGCTCGCGCCGTTCAGCGAGGTCTATCTGGTCGAGGGCGAGCAGAAGAAGCCGGTGATCAAGAGCTTCGAGGCGCTCTATGTCCGTATCGGCCGTCTGCTGAAGTCCGACGACATGCCCTGGGTGGAGGCGCCGCGCCGCCAGGGCCTGGCGCGCCTGATCGTCAACCAGCTCACCTGGTCGGACGTCTGGCTGCCCTCCTACGAGCCGGAGGACTACGGCCGCGTCGCCGACCGCCTGGCCGATGTGATGATCTTCGGCCTCGCCGCCGATGGCCAGGCCTGGCCCGACCTGCCGCTCGTCAATCTGGGCGATCACGACCCCGAGAGCGACGACGTCACCCGCGACCGCTTCCTTGTGGCGGCCACCAAGCTGATCAACCGCGAAGGCTATCGGGGCGCGTCGGTCGACAAGATCTCGGCCGAGCTCAAGGTCACCAAGGGCTCATTCTACCACCACAACAGCGACAAGGACGAGCTGGCGATCGCCTGCTTCAACCACACCTTCGACCTGATCGACCGGGCCAAGCGCGAAGCCGCCTCCGCCTCGTCAGGCTGGAACCGCGTGTGGCTCGCGGTCTCGTCCCTGGGCATGTATCAGGCGCAAAGCGGCGGCGGCGTCATCCTGCGCCATCACGCCATGGCGGCGGTTCCCCAGGACATGCGCCGCCGGATGCGCGTGCGCTTCCAGCAGATCACCTATTCCTTCGCGGGAGTGATTTCCGACGGCGTCGCCGATGGTTCGATCCGCCCCGTCGATCCGCTGCTGGCGGCCAATGCGATGATGGTGACTTTCAATGCCTGCCTGCCGCTCGGCCAGCGCGCCGATCCGCCGGACACGGCCGGCGTCATGGAAGAATACTTGCGCCCGGCTCTGCTCGGCTTCTTCGTGAAATAA
- a CDS encoding SRPBCC domain-containing protein: MSDGEFLVANFSRGPGVIGAHFELPLEAGAEEVWSFLTAPDRLPQWLAPGSIELREGGAAKLDFQDSGIVIDSQVTRCEAPHALAYSWSAPGQPDRPVRWTLAADGEGTHLSLDLELPSDEDAARSAAGWAAHLEMLAAAMAGAPMKFPFPTFKAAREAFNDKVAQLPA; the protein is encoded by the coding sequence ATGTCTGACGGTGAATTTCTGGTCGCGAACTTCTCGCGTGGACCCGGCGTAATCGGCGCGCATTTCGAGCTGCCGCTCGAGGCGGGCGCCGAAGAGGTGTGGTCGTTCCTGACCGCGCCGGATCGTCTTCCGCAATGGCTGGCCCCGGGCTCCATCGAGCTGCGGGAAGGCGGCGCGGCCAAGCTGGACTTCCAGGACAGCGGCATCGTGATCGACAGCCAGGTCACCCGTTGCGAGGCGCCGCACGCCCTCGCCTATTCCTGGAGCGCGCCCGGCCAACCCGACCGTCCGGTTCGCTGGACCCTAGCCGCCGACGGCGAAGGCACCCACCTTTCGCTCGACCTCGAGCTGCCCTCCGACGAGGACGCGGCGCGTTCGGCGGCGGGCTGGGCCGCGCACCTGGAGATGCTGGCGGCCGCCATGGCCGGGGCGCCCATGAAGTTCCCCTTCCCGACCTTCAAGGCGGCGCGCGAAGCCTTCAACGACAAGGTTGCGCAACTGCCCGCCTAG
- a CDS encoding M23 family metallopeptidase has protein sequence MQEFDPRRPTFRLTPALAIGLAGVAALAVGWKLSAGQAAIPAPKPSLDPAAISALQHAAFIQSEAQPGFARPQSVPLKVRPGETLESAVQRAGVPRDEARKAVETLAAAMDTVHIKAGMAFDAAIAKPRGERGQARLIGLSLRTGPANSITLSRTFDGAMRLREMEEKIRDEQMVAHGQISGSLYESAARMGANPGVVSGMVKLFSHKVDFDRDLKAGDAFTMVFDRKVTESGRTIETGALEYAAIKGVQFYRFERANGDVQYFDENGKNIKGFLLRTPVDNARMTSRFGMRRHPILGYNRMHQGIDFGAGSGTPVFAAGDGVVVEARRWGGYGNWVRIRHSGGFETGYAHLSRFAKGLRKGQRVSQGQVVAYVGTTGASTGPHLHYEIWQKGRRVNPVGAKVPQGTVLAGSELAAFRAQKARIDALVREQAGGAQTTELAAADTVTRR, from the coding sequence ATGCAAGAGTTTGATCCGCGACGCCCGACGTTTCGCCTGACGCCGGCCCTGGCCATCGGCCTCGCCGGTGTCGCCGCCCTGGCGGTAGGTTGGAAACTCAGCGCCGGTCAGGCCGCCATCCCCGCCCCTAAACCCTCGCTCGACCCGGCCGCGATCTCCGCCCTGCAGCACGCGGCCTTCATCCAGTCCGAGGCCCAGCCGGGCTTCGCCCGCCCGCAAAGCGTCCCGCTGAAGGTCCGCCCCGGCGAGACGCTGGAGTCGGCCGTCCAGCGCGCCGGCGTGCCGCGCGACGAGGCCCGCAAGGCGGTCGAGACCTTGGCCGCGGCCATGGACACCGTCCACATCAAGGCCGGCATGGCCTTCGACGCCGCCATCGCCAAGCCGCGCGGCGAGCGGGGCCAGGCCCGCCTGATCGGGCTGTCGCTGCGCACCGGCCCGGCCAACTCCATCACCCTCTCGCGCACCTTCGACGGCGCCATGCGCCTGCGCGAGATGGAGGAGAAGATCCGCGACGAGCAGATGGTCGCCCACGGCCAGATCAGCGGCTCCCTCTACGAAAGCGCCGCGCGCATGGGCGCCAATCCCGGCGTCGTCAGCGGCATGGTCAAGCTCTTCTCGCACAAGGTCGACTTCGACCGCGACCTGAAGGCCGGCGACGCCTTCACCATGGTCTTCGACCGCAAGGTCACCGAAAGCGGCCGAACCATCGAGACCGGCGCCCTGGAATACGCCGCCATCAAGGGCGTGCAGTTCTACCGCTTCGAGCGCGCCAATGGCGACGTCCAGTACTTCGACGAGAACGGCAAGAACATCAAAGGCTTCCTGCTGCGCACCCCGGTCGACAACGCCCGCATGACCAGCCGCTTCGGCATGCGCCGCCACCCGATCCTCGGCTACAACCGCATGCACCAGGGCATCGACTTCGGCGCCGGCAGCGGCACGCCGGTGTTCGCGGCCGGCGACGGCGTGGTGGTCGAGGCCCGGCGCTGGGGCGGTTATGGCAACTGGGTCCGCATCCGCCATTCCGGCGGCTTCGAAACCGGCTACGCCCACCTCTCGCGCTTCGCCAAGGGCTTGCGCAAGGGCCAGCGCGTCAGCCAGGGCCAGGTCGTCGCCTATGTCGGCACCACCGGCGCCTCCACCGGTCCGCACCTGCACTACGAAATCTGGCAGAAGGGCCGGCGCGTGAACCCCGTCGGCGCCAAGGTGCCCCAGGGCACGGTGCTCGCCGGTTCGGAGCTGGCCGCCTTCCGCGCCCAGAAGGCGCGCATCGACGCCCTGGTGCGCGAGCAGGCGGGCGGCGCCCAGACGACCGAGCTCGCGGCGGCGGACACCGTCACCCGCCGCTGA
- a CDS encoding alpha/beta fold hydrolase yields MTRKRPRGVWSMGWACIACAASGRTEHVPTADDYPDTIVRRVRIDAGGGLGWKLSAIVTPREKTAPWKVVVVTGAPSWAEYWAPALAALPQDREMIVVDRPGYAGSEPVEYVGDIRVQAKALAPLLKARPGQKVLLVGQSYGAAIASLMAEQNPGKVAALVLLSGYFGESGPTARWLIGLGSRLLRVIPRDLRHAVIEVSGQPAQLDHLRAALSRLRIPVHVIHGDKDDFAPIEIAERLVAQTRARRPIRFERVAGANHFLNDEPVGPLLAALEGCIPVRKPFRLRLPRLPAMSWFGAPQARA; encoded by the coding sequence GTGACACGCAAGAGACCCAGGGGCGTGTGGTCCATGGGATGGGCGTGCATCGCATGCGCCGCGAGCGGGCGCACCGAGCATGTCCCGACGGCGGACGACTATCCCGACACGATCGTTCGCCGTGTCCGCATCGACGCGGGCGGCGGCCTGGGCTGGAAGCTTTCGGCCATCGTCACGCCGCGGGAGAAGACCGCGCCGTGGAAGGTGGTGGTGGTGACCGGCGCGCCGTCCTGGGCCGAATACTGGGCGCCGGCCCTGGCCGCCCTGCCGCAGGACCGGGAGATGATCGTGGTCGACCGGCCCGGCTATGCGGGCTCCGAGCCGGTGGAATATGTCGGCGACATCCGGGTGCAGGCCAAGGCCCTGGCGCCGCTGCTGAAAGCGCGCCCGGGGCAGAAGGTGCTGCTGGTCGGACAGAGCTATGGGGCGGCGATCGCCAGCCTGATGGCCGAGCAGAACCCCGGCAAGGTGGCGGCCCTGGTGCTGCTGTCGGGCTATTTCGGCGAGAGCGGACCGACGGCGCGCTGGCTGATCGGGCTGGGCTCGCGGCTCTTGAGGGTCATTCCGCGCGACTTGCGCCATGCGGTGATCGAGGTCTCGGGCCAGCCGGCGCAACTGGACCATCTGCGGGCGGCGCTGAGCCGGCTGCGGATTCCGGTGCATGTGATCCACGGCGACAAGGACGACTTCGCGCCCATCGAGATCGCCGAGCGGCTGGTGGCGCAGACGCGGGCGCGCCGGCCGATCCGCTTCGAGCGGGTGGCCGGCGCCAACCATTTCCTGAACGACGAGCCGGTGGGGCCGCTGCTGGCGGCGCTGGAGGGCTGCATCCCGGTCCGCAAGCCGTTCCGGCTGCGGTTGCCGCGGCTGCCGGCGATGTCCTGGTTCGGCGCGCCCCAGGCTCGGGCCTGA
- a CDS encoding TonB-dependent receptor, translating to MAILAGGLTAAHAAEASDAASVDEVIVTGSVLRSRAEINSRLESVAVVDTLSRDDIGALPDVTVADSLRRIVGVTTVYNDDIGQFASIRGLHPDFIPVTMDGLTLATTGDLGEGTRKSNLQVLPGEALSQVQAYKTMSPDMDAGALGGLINLVPVSAYDPGVAQLLATVSASYSSYMDVPDVNSWGNSKSSPWGGEANVMASRLFGSQDQFGVTVSGFWSRRPRTQTNWAVVNRTYYNNAMGTTNPEAGDWNGLTSPTNFTSHNYTNLFSKWGGTARFEYKPTDRLYASLFGFAYYSDEQETRNSNRVYGFDQPQDITETTGSLRAKSADTQWRYNTFERDQRGLQGKVVAAIGDRGELKAAGGWSYARFLSYRPFVSFIATPNRRVTYDLTDFQSPVLDDPGFYLDPANYKMTGTYQDWRHTIAETWEGRADYGFNNKRDDRGFGFAVGVNYRDMDLGRDITSINYKNGRGMAGYALEPLSAPGFFDQVLWIDADTFWKDPVLPSLEDGAASANASRRNDYQYREKVSAAYANLSYATDQLNLQGGLRLDHTSFDATMASVQDGVLQAAPAHKSNKDTHVLPYVTAVYSFTPSLRLKAAFSQTLGRPNPETIATVEEVDTTDFTITRGNPDIQPRRSANFDLGGEYYFNNNQGMVTLTAFYKEIKDDILEISSIETIDGQDWQITEPVNGDTTKYKGVEFSATNSSFGNIHPLLGNVGASINAMWVNSDIAYRYKGQRRVRHNVQFQAPNFGGNAAVWYAFGKGSEVRLAYNRTGRYIEELGAGPWQDIVDPPYDTVDLTVKWAVTPNWLVSLDGRNILDKDRLKTTGPDGGKYDRALLETGSSWFVRLTYRQ from the coding sequence ATGGCGATTCTGGCCGGTGGGCTTACGGCCGCTCATGCGGCCGAAGCCTCGGACGCGGCCAGCGTCGATGAAGTCATCGTCACGGGCTCGGTGCTGCGGAGCCGCGCCGAGATCAACTCGCGTCTGGAATCGGTGGCCGTCGTCGACACGCTTTCCCGTGACGACATTGGCGCCCTGCCCGATGTCACCGTCGCCGATTCTCTTCGCCGGATCGTCGGCGTGACCACGGTCTACAACGACGACATCGGCCAGTTCGCGTCGATCCGCGGCCTGCATCCGGACTTCATCCCCGTCACCATGGATGGCCTGACGCTGGCCACCACCGGCGACCTGGGAGAAGGCACCCGCAAATCCAACCTGCAGGTTCTTCCCGGCGAAGCGCTCAGCCAGGTCCAGGCCTATAAGACCATGTCGCCCGACATGGACGCCGGCGCCCTCGGCGGCCTGATCAACCTGGTTCCCGTCAGCGCCTATGACCCGGGCGTCGCCCAACTGCTGGCGACGGTCAGCGCCAGCTATTCGAGCTACATGGACGTTCCCGACGTCAACAGTTGGGGCAATAGCAAGTCGTCCCCATGGGGCGGCGAGGCGAACGTGATGGCTTCCAGGCTGTTTGGCTCGCAGGACCAGTTCGGCGTCACCGTCAGCGGTTTCTGGTCGCGGCGACCACGCACCCAGACCAACTGGGCCGTCGTCAACCGCACCTACTACAATAACGCCATGGGAACCACGAACCCCGAGGCGGGGGACTGGAACGGCCTGACCAGCCCCACCAACTTCACGTCGCACAACTATACGAACCTGTTCAGCAAGTGGGGCGGCACGGCCCGCTTCGAATACAAGCCCACCGACCGCCTCTATGCCAGCCTGTTCGGCTTCGCCTACTATTCGGACGAACAGGAGACGCGGAACTCAAACCGCGTCTACGGATTCGACCAGCCGCAAGACATCACCGAAACCACGGGCAGCCTTCGCGCCAAGTCGGCCGACACGCAGTGGCGCTACAACACCTTCGAGCGCGACCAGCGCGGCCTGCAGGGCAAGGTCGTCGCCGCCATCGGCGACCGCGGCGAACTCAAGGCCGCCGGCGGCTGGTCCTATGCCCGCTTCCTCTCCTACCGTCCGTTCGTGTCGTTCATCGCCACGCCCAACCGGCGCGTGACCTACGACCTGACCGACTTCCAAAGCCCGGTGCTCGACGATCCCGGCTTCTATCTCGATCCGGCCAACTACAAGATGACCGGAACCTATCAGGACTGGCGCCACACGATCGCGGAGACCTGGGAAGGCCGCGCCGATTACGGTTTCAACAACAAGAGGGACGACCGAGGCTTCGGCTTTGCGGTAGGCGTGAACTATCGCGACATGGACCTCGGCCGCGACATCACCTCGATCAACTACAAGAACGGCCGGGGCATGGCGGGGTACGCCCTGGAGCCGCTCTCGGCTCCAGGCTTCTTCGATCAGGTCTTGTGGATCGACGCCGACACCTTCTGGAAGGACCCAGTCCTGCCGAGCCTGGAGGATGGCGCGGCCTCGGCCAACGCCTCCCGTCGGAACGACTACCAGTACCGCGAGAAGGTTTCCGCCGCTTACGCAAACCTGTCCTACGCGACCGACCAGCTCAACCTGCAGGGCGGGCTGCGCCTCGACCACACGAGCTTCGACGCCACCATGGCGTCGGTGCAGGACGGCGTGCTGCAGGCCGCGCCGGCGCACAAGTCGAACAAGGACACTCACGTCCTGCCCTATGTGACGGCGGTCTATTCCTTCACGCCCTCGCTGCGACTGAAGGCTGCCTTCAGCCAGACCTTGGGCCGGCCCAATCCCGAAACCATCGCGACCGTCGAGGAGGTGGACACCACCGACTTCACCATCACGCGCGGCAACCCGGACATTCAGCCGCGGCGCTCGGCCAACTTCGACCTGGGCGGCGAGTACTACTTCAACAACAACCAGGGCATGGTCACGCTGACCGCCTTCTACAAGGAAATTAAGGACGACATCCTGGAGATCAGCTCGATCGAGACGATCGACGGTCAGGATTGGCAGATCACCGAGCCGGTGAACGGCGACACCACCAAGTATAAGGGCGTGGAGTTCAGCGCCACCAACAGCAGCTTCGGCAACATTCACCCGCTGCTCGGGAACGTCGGCGCCTCGATCAACGCCATGTGGGTGAACAGCGACATCGCCTACCGGTACAAGGGCCAGCGGCGCGTGCGGCACAACGTGCAGTTCCAGGCCCCTAATTTCGGCGGCAACGCGGCTGTCTGGTACGCCTTCGGCAAAGGCTCCGAGGTCCGGTTGGCTTACAACCGCACCGGCCGCTACATCGAGGAACTCGGCGCCGGCCCCTGGCAGGACATCGTGGACCCGCCGTACGACACCGTTGATCTGACCGTCAAATGGGCCGTCACGCCCAACTGGTTGGTCAGCCTCGATGGACGCAACATCCTCGACAAGGATCGCCTCAAGACGACGGGCCCGGACGGCGGCAAGTACGATCGCGCGCTGTTGGAAACCGGCAGTTCGTGGTTCGTGCGGCTGACCTATCGCCAGTAA
- a CDS encoding S10 family serine carboxypeptidase-like protein, whose amino-acid sequence MAMVRGRGWLFGAAAGVALAAGSAAAAEPAVRYAPFSEASAVPASPVITSHSMTAGGRRLDYTAEVGRVAIRDAESGEAHGYMGYIAYRAGGAAGAAGSALRPLIFVWNGGPGANSSTLHFEIVGPKRGEGARLVDNAETWLAYADLVFVDPIGTGFSRPAKAEYGKEFYGTVGDVASVTEFVRAWRLLHEAQDAPLYLAGESWGAGRAASVGYGLLKQGVPVAGLVLISGGAGLHDKPVSAELATALGAADLAPVALAHGKLDPKLGKDGEAARARAEAWARTTYAPALKRAGELSEAERTAVIADLARYTGLDASLVDRKSLTFTPRQYLQGLLKDEGKVLNIFDMRLTAAPKEEFDGAIDRYLRQELGYRTDLIYVGLGEASGYAPSGKPAPSVGSQWNYATKEVSAAEMAAAIREAAQRGGGPPQLGPPLPGSAEAVALEPALKILVAAGRYDSLASCTTNAEMERNLPSALKASMSFRCYEGGHMFYRDQPTRLQFSKDIRDLVAGR is encoded by the coding sequence ATGGCGATGGTGCGCGGCAGGGGGTGGCTGTTCGGGGCCGCGGCGGGCGTGGCCTTGGCGGCGGGATCAGCTGCGGCGGCTGAGCCGGCGGTGCGGTATGCGCCGTTTTCGGAGGCCTCGGCCGTGCCGGCTTCGCCGGTGATCACCAGCCACAGCATGACGGCGGGGGGGCGCAGGCTCGACTACACGGCCGAGGTCGGGCGGGTGGCCATTCGGGATGCGGAGAGTGGCGAGGCGCACGGCTATATGGGCTACATCGCCTATCGCGCGGGCGGGGCGGCCGGCGCGGCCGGCTCGGCGCTAAGGCCGCTGATCTTCGTGTGGAACGGCGGGCCGGGGGCGAACTCCTCGACGCTGCATTTCGAGATCGTCGGTCCCAAGCGCGGGGAGGGCGCGCGGCTGGTCGACAACGCCGAGACGTGGCTGGCCTATGCGGACCTGGTCTTCGTCGATCCGATCGGGACCGGTTTCAGCCGCCCGGCCAAGGCGGAATATGGCAAGGAGTTCTACGGCACGGTCGGGGACGTGGCCTCGGTGACCGAGTTCGTGCGCGCCTGGCGGCTGCTGCACGAGGCGCAGGACGCGCCGCTCTACCTGGCCGGGGAGAGCTGGGGCGCCGGGCGCGCGGCCAGCGTCGGCTATGGGCTGCTGAAGCAGGGCGTGCCGGTCGCCGGGCTGGTGCTGATCTCCGGCGGGGCCGGGCTGCACGACAAGCCGGTCTCCGCCGAGCTGGCGACAGCTCTGGGCGCGGCGGACCTGGCGCCGGTGGCGCTGGCGCACGGCAAGCTCGATCCCAAGCTCGGCAAGGACGGCGAGGCGGCGCGCGCGCGGGCCGAGGCCTGGGCGCGGACGACCTATGCGCCGGCGCTGAAGCGGGCCGGCGAGCTGTCGGAGGCCGAGCGCACGGCGGTGATTGCGGACCTTGCCCGCTACACCGGGCTGGACGCCTCGCTGGTCGACCGCAAGAGCCTGACCTTCACGCCTCGCCAGTACCTGCAGGGCCTGCTGAAGGACGAGGGCAAGGTGCTGAACATCTTCGACATGCGCCTGACGGCCGCGCCGAAGGAGGAGTTCGACGGGGCCATCGACCGCTATCTGCGCCAGGAGCTCGGCTACCGGACGGACCTGATCTATGTCGGGCTGGGCGAGGCGAGCGGCTATGCGCCGTCCGGCAAGCCGGCGCCGAGCGTCGGGTCGCAGTGGAACTATGCGACCAAGGAGGTCTCGGCGGCGGAGATGGCCGCGGCCATCCGCGAGGCAGCCCAGCGCGGCGGCGGCCCGCCGCAGCTCGGCCCGCCGCTGCCGGGTTCGGCCGAGGCGGTGGCGCTGGAGCCGGCGCTGAAGATCCTGGTGGCGGCGGGGCGCTACGACTCGCTGGCGAGCTGCACGACGAACGCCGAGATGGAGCGGAACCTGCCGTCGGCGCTGAAGGCGTCGATGAGCTTCCGCTGCTACGAGGGCGGGCACATGTTCTATCGCGATCAGCCGACGCGTCTGCAGTTCAGCAAGGATATCCGGGACTTGGTCGCGGGGCGGTGA
- a CDS encoding Zn-dependent alcohol dehydrogenase translates to MKAAVLREVGKPLQIEDVQINKPGPHEVLIRTKAAGLCHSDLHFMQGSYPTALPAVLGHESAGVVEAVGAEVRTVKPGDHVITCLSAYCGHCEFCLTGHLSLCVSPDTKRDEGQEPRLKATNGPMQQYLNLSSFAEQMLIHEHACVAIRKDMPLDRAALIGCSVMTGVGAAIHTSNVRPGETVAVIGCGGVGLAAINGAAIAGASRIIAVDMVASKGNIASQFGATDFVDASKTDAVKEVIEMTKGGVHHAFEAIGLAKTAEQAFGMLRRGGTANVIGMIPIGQSVTLPGFQFLSEKKIQGSLMGSNRFPVDMPRLVDFYMSGKLKLDEMISQRIKLEEVNEGFEEMKKGELARSVIVFDS, encoded by the coding sequence ATGAAAGCCGCCGTGCTGCGTGAAGTGGGCAAACCGCTTCAGATCGAGGATGTGCAGATCAACAAGCCTGGCCCGCACGAGGTGCTGATCCGCACCAAGGCCGCCGGCCTCTGCCACTCCGACCTGCACTTCATGCAAGGTTCCTATCCGACCGCGCTGCCGGCGGTGCTGGGTCACGAGAGCGCCGGGGTCGTCGAGGCCGTGGGCGCCGAGGTGCGCACCGTGAAGCCCGGCGACCACGTCATCACCTGCCTGTCGGCCTATTGCGGCCACTGCGAGTTCTGCCTGACCGGCCACCTGTCGCTGTGCGTGTCGCCCGACACCAAGCGCGACGAAGGCCAGGAGCCGCGCCTGAAGGCCACCAACGGCCCCATGCAGCAGTACCTGAACCTGTCGTCCTTCGCCGAACAGATGCTGATCCACGAGCATGCGTGCGTGGCGATCCGCAAGGACATGCCGCTGGACCGCGCGGCGCTGATCGGCTGCTCGGTGATGACCGGGGTGGGCGCTGCGATCCACACCTCCAACGTCCGTCCGGGCGAGACCGTGGCGGTCATCGGCTGCGGCGGCGTCGGCCTGGCGGCGATCAACGGCGCGGCGATCGCCGGCGCCTCGCGGATCATCGCGGTCGACATGGTCGCCTCGAAGGGCAACATCGCCTCGCAGTTCGGCGCCACCGACTTCGTCGACGCCTCCAAGACCGACGCGGTCAAGGAAGTGATCGAGATGACCAAGGGCGGCGTCCACCACGCCTTCGAGGCCATCGGCCTAGCCAAGACCGCCGAGCAGGCCTTCGGCATGCTGCGCCGGGGCGGCACCGCCAACGTCATCGGCATGATCCCGATCGGCCAGAGCGTGACCCTGCCGGGCTTCCAGTTCCTGTCGGAAAAGAAGATCCAGGGCTCGCTGATGGGCTCCAACCGCTTCCCGGTCGACATGCCGCGGCTGGTGGACTTCTACATGTCCGGCAAGCTGAAGCTGGACGAGATGATCTCGCAGCGGATCAAGCTGGAAGAGGTCAACGAAGGCTTCGAAGAGATGAAGAAGGGCGAACTGGCCCGTTCGGTCATCGTCTTCGACTCCTAA
- a CDS encoding YceI family protein, which yields MKKLLAAAGLAVTLIATPVLAQAPAMPGAPDVSRISAATYKVDPHHTQVVWSVDHMGFSILYGMFGEMSGSLTLDPANPSAAKVAIDIPISGMTNPSPAFTKHLQSKDFFDIATHPTAKFVSTAVVVNGQNAKITGDLTLHGVTKPVNLDAKLTGAGANPMSKVETVGFSATTTLKRSDFGLGYAAPVVGDEVKVKITAAFEK from the coding sequence ATGAAGAAGCTGCTTGCGGCCGCCGGCTTGGCGGTGACGTTGATCGCCACGCCGGTGCTGGCCCAGGCGCCGGCCATGCCAGGCGCGCCGGACGTCTCGCGGATTTCCGCGGCGACCTACAAGGTCGATCCGCACCACACCCAGGTGGTCTGGTCGGTGGATCACATGGGCTTTTCGATTCTCTACGGGATGTTCGGGGAAATGTCGGGCAGCCTGACGCTGGATCCGGCCAATCCGTCGGCGGCCAAGGTGGCGATCGACATCCCGATCTCGGGCATGACCAACCCGTCGCCGGCCTTCACCAAGCACTTGCAGAGCAAGGACTTCTTCGACATCGCCACCCATCCGACCGCGAAGTTCGTCTCGACGGCGGTGGTGGTGAACGGTCAGAACGCCAAGATCACCGGCGACCTGACCCTGCATGGCGTCACCAAGCCGGTGAACCTGGACGCCAAGCTGACCGGCGCCGGCGCGAACCCGATGAGCAAGGTCGAGACGGTCGGCTTCTCGGCGACCACGACCCTCAAGCGCAGCGACTTCGGCCTCGGCTATGCCGCGCCGGTGGTGGGCGACGAGGTGAAGGTGAAGATCACCGCGGCGTTCGAGAAATAG